Genomic window (Helianthus annuus cultivar XRQ/B chromosome 3, HanXRQr2.0-SUNRISE, whole genome shotgun sequence):
GTTTCTCGAGAAGATTAGCAGGTTAGTAGTCTGAAAATAAATGTCAtatataatgaaaaaaaaaagcatTACCAAGTTAAACATTACACTCTTTTTTGCTCTGATGCAAAAATGGCTAACATGCATTTGAAATGAAATTATATTATATGACCATTCAAAGCATGATGTGCAGATGCAGCAGCAGAAGCATCCGACATAAAGAGGGTGGTGGCATAAGGCAAGAGAATGGCCAAATTCTACACTAACCATAACTTATTGTCAATGTTCTTCTCATTCTTGTCAGAGCACTTAGCACTTATTGACGCTCTGACCGGGCTGCCTGCATAACAAACATATCTGCAAACACATCCACAACTGTAAGTTCCCAAAATGTCATAAAAGGTCAATAATCCCATATTAAAGAAAGAGTAGATCAGGAGGAAGAGGCAAGTTGAGAAGGAATAAAGGAGGAAGGTGGGTTACTACAGATGTGATTATGGTCAAGATGTAGGGATGACAAAAATACCCGAGCCTgacgggtattgggccgggtatgagattagtttttaaaattttcacgggtatgggattaggtgatacccgacccgattacccgtaaccacatacccgtttacccgaactatatacccgatcacATACCCGGTTTCTTTTAATATATATTTCTATTTTTCATTAACCCTTGTCTATTAGGGATTTATTTTAATATGTTTataatgtgaaaaaataaattttcttctAGTATATATGCATTTGATAAtagttatttatattttgtatgttgtgaagtatatacatgtaagtgtataagtattataaagttattattaatttatgataaaacttatatatatgtaatgtacatttttaatttataatagctgttgtataaataaaataatatgaaATTACGATAGTAAAAGAAATGTATTTAGAAATTCCAacgtatatcttttaacaaactaataGGTATCAGGGGCGGACTTACATGtagcccaaggtgggcgggcgcacccccgggaaaaaaaatTTTAGTGCTATTTTCCGTTGAAAATCCCGTCTGCACCCCTTGgattttttcgtccgcaccccttggaatttttcgtccacacaccttaggtaaaaaatgttttcgatttatattttaattttttttagtaaactctaattaaaaaaactacctaaattatataaacttatactacccaacttaacccaaatacccaataccttaacccactatttcattaaacataattagCCCACTAATtactagcccattaaccaaactcaacctaagttcaaactataataattaaaataagcgCAATAGTCCCTTAGAATTCCTCCCGCCCTCCCTCTCTTTGGTCGTCTCCTACCAACGATCATCGAACACAACAGCACGTCATCAGCAGCCGCGAACCACCGCCGTCCGACACCAAAGGGTAACAAAAttcttaaataggtttgaaatttcatgtgttttgacgttgtttatggttgtttagatgattttagggtgattatgttgtttaggtgatttttagggtgattacacacgatttctagggttgaaaattaaaattgaaacattatgttatggagcgatgaacttatgcatcaatttgtttgtgataggaaccatgagtagggacGTATGGcgcaatttcttttgttttacatgacccgacccgaaccgacccgacctgatacgaaccgatttttttacttatatacctaggggcctaaaatttttaaaaacgtttcgcacccccatggaaaaattcctgggtccgccattaggtatacccgatacccgacgggtaattacccgacaaatacccgatgggtattgggtcgggtatgaGACGCGATTTTATTAgcgggtatgggtatgggattaccaatacccgacccGGACCCGACCCATTACCATCCCTATCAAGATGGGAATGATGAACCAAGCCTGAGTTCTGTGTTACCATATAATATTATACAATGAAATATTGAAAACACATAAAAGTAGTCTTCTAGACAATATTGAAAACACATAAAAGTAATCCTCTAAACAATATACTTGATAGACAGCTAACCTTTAGTACTTTTGCAAGTGAAGTCATGCCTAGTTCATCCATCCAACTGCCCATCAACATAAAAAAGGAGAGTATAAGAAATAAGGCGAAGGAAATGAATGCTTTACTATTACGTGGTGAAAAAAAAACAGCCACTTATGTCTCAATGTGTGTCCATTAAAGGGAACCCCAACAGACATATGACCATTTCATCTCTCAAACGAATGAAACATCATATATTACTCCAACATCATATGAAAGCACAAACATTATAACTTACAAAACTCACTCAAGTTGAATATTTGTTACAATGACCCTGAAATGTTTTGCAATAGCATAACAAATTCTGAAGAAAAGCCCTGAGTAACTGCAAATCCATGTACCATTATAATTATATATGATATCAAAACAATTAGGATAAAATATTGGCCTAATCCAAGAGTATAAGTGTTTGGACTCATCAGTGCATTTGCCCATTGGCACAATAACATCCAAACCACCAGCTACTGCATGCACAAGGCCGTATGCCAGCTTTCCACCTGTTTAAATGCAATTCTTAGTAAAAAATACATCAGCAAGAATGCAATATGACTGCAATTGAGTTCATATACAATTATGCAGTAACAGATTGACCAATTGGTATCAAAAAAGATATCTGAAGACAAAATATTAAATGAAAATGTGACCTTAAAGGAACGACGGAGGAGGAACTGGGTAGTCATCCCCTTGAAAGTAATCCGAAATGTATTCAAATGCATAAAACCTTCTATAATTTATAAAAAAGTTAACATTATAGCTGTAATTAAAATAATGCAATCTTGTACATCTATGATCATACCCAACTGCTATTTATAAAATTCATAAAAAAGGAGAAACTTTTTTTGCGGAATTAGCCTGATCCAGCCTGTTTTGACTCATACAACAGAAAAAAGAAGTGATTTGAGCTGAACCAACTATGGTAAGTTACCCAAGAGGGATCGAACTCGAGATGTGGGTGAGTTCCGTAGAGGGGTGTACCGCtgagccgttcaaaaaaaataaaaaataaataaataaataaataacaggTAAATACATTCACAAACACAAAATAATTATACATCTGAATGTGGTGAAAAGACATAATAGTATCAACTTACCAGCGGGAGAACTCTTACATTGCACCTTTGTAGCCTGTTTAATTTCCAAGAACAAAATTAGAAGGACCTTACATTGAATTttacttaggcatttcatcaaacaggtTGTATTGGTAAACCAAAATCAAAATACTCCAAAAGTCCAAGTTCAGGATCCCCCTACTCATCATTTCTCCTCAAACCCTATAACCAACCTATCAATAATCTCATTTTCAGccagatttcaaaacatttaaagaagAAGTCCAATTTCAGTTCTATGAGAGAGTTTTTTTAAGTTTACTTTTTCGTTAAGAAGCAGAGTTCTCTCACCTCTTAAACCATTCATACCACCACCATAGAATCTATCCATCACAGAGAGATTAGATTCTATATTTAAGTCGTCGTGATGATAAACCAAATAAAAATTGACAAAGCCATAATCGAAAAAATTGAAGAGAGAGTTCGACTGTTACTTGGTCATGTGAAACAGAACAAATCAAATTGCAGGAGTCGTCGAAGCGAGGGCAGTGGTTGTTCGATTAGGGTACGGTTGTTGCGTTGCAACTATCAGAATTGCACTGATCTTTGTTTTTGGAAGTGCTTATGTCATcgctagagagagagaggagagaagaagaagaagaagaagaagaagaaggggtTCCAGGGTTTGTAAGTCTGTGcgtaacaacaacggtggaatATGGGGAGCGGGGTTGTTACTAGTTTCAGGCGAAGTAGTAGGGGAGTGGGGAGTTTCTAGAGAAACCAATGAAACTTATCAATAGGGGAAGGATGAAGACGTGGGTTGAAGATGTAGACGTGGGTTGAAGGTAGAAGAAACTGTTGTGAACTGCCACAATAGCAGTTAAAAAATGAGTTTAAATGGTTGAGATTTCATCTTAGCATGATCCAATGGTGGATATTTATTTTGATGGTGGTTAGACTTAATGGGAACCATAGATATATATAATTTGTTTATACATTTACAATATATTTGTTTGATACAGTGAGAAACTGTATACCATTATTCTTACATGTTTGTCAGCGTATATCAATTGTTTGGTATTTAAGTTTATTGTATTTAGGGAAGTTATAAAAGTGATTTTATTAGACTATGTATGATGTTGTCGGATTCTACATCCGGCCGATACTACTGGTAAAATAGAAGGCCTTAAACAAGCACATTCGTTGGCACACGGCCGAAGAGTAGGAAGCTGCGTCAAAACACAACACATTAATGATCATTTAGATAATAGTAAGGAAACGATAATTCACGAAATAGCCTTTTATGAACCAAATTTAAAAGTTCTCTCTAACAATGGCGGAGCTTGAGGGGGGCGGGTGCACTCCCTGGTTCCCACTAAGCCGTGCCACTGCTCTCTAAGAATAACAATGTTTATAACGAAATAGCAAATATTATAATAACTTATTCCTAAACTAAATAATTTTTGCATCTAATATAGTGATGGCGATAACTTTAATAATCAGCATCCCGCCGCAACCCGCGGGTAACGTCAACTCGTTAATTACAAAATATAAtgcttattttttttaacttttaagttTAACATAAAATATACAATCAGTTTttaatctatctatactttctataaaaggagaaatcccgatgacataagaaaagctgatgtggcagGTAGAGAAGCtgtccaacaatgcttttcttatgCCATTACTGCATCATAagtcttaatatataaaatcatttaaaATTGAATCAAACGTCTGCCAAAGTAAACATCTGCCCATATATATCCGTCTATACTTTAATACCCAGCAGAGGTTGAagttttatgtaatgtttttagaTCAGCAGATGTTTAATGTTAATTGCCggcaaattcaaattcaaaaatgcATGGGAATAAGTAAtttgcaattaatgcatgtcactcacaAAGTCCTGTCAATCATGTTCTTATATAAGGCTTTTCTTCTCATTTCCCTCTTCATATTTGATCACACTTTCATCTTCTCtgattttggattttgaaatttgaaatttgatcACAATTCGAATTCTGAATTAGAAGCATGTCAATATCAGTTGAGAGTAACAATCTTAGTTTTGTTAACGATTTGAATCATGGGAAAGATATGTGGAACATGAAAGCGAGTATTATTCGAAAATGGAATCAAGGTTACAAAATGAATCTCATCTTCATTGATAAAAAGGTAATTTGTATTTCTGCTTTTCTGTTCTATCAGAGAATATAGTGGTGTATGCTAAAAAAAACTTTGTTTAAATGTTCTTCAGGGTGCTAAGATTCAAGCGGGTATTAAAAGTCATCTGATACCTGTTTTTGATGGACAACTTCAAGAAGGTGCTGCTGTGATTCTGTCGAAATTTGGTGTTGGTGAgaataaagatttatataaaGTTGCAGTACATGAttataaaatcaacttttatAGATGCACAACTATTACACCTGTGAGAGATTGGCAAGGTGTTGAGTATGGTTTCAACTTCAGAGCTTATCAAGATATTCTTCAAGGAGAGGCATTAAACACTTTGAGTGTTGGTAgtgtatatttttgtaatcatgtcTTCTCTGTATAGAATTAGAAAGTTTTACTTATACTGTTGTATAATGTGATCATATAGATGTTGCTGGATCTGTGGTTTGGTGTAGAGATCTTGAATTCTTTAGTCGACCTCCAAAAGAAACTAAGAAGATCAATTTCGATATTCAAGACTTGGAGTAAGTAGTTGTTTACATGTTCAGTCATGTACAAATCATTGTTTGTATTTAATAATGTTAACAAATAAGATGAAGAATGTTGGTATTTAATGTGGAATCATGGTAATGATTCCACATAAATGAGATCAATAGTGTTTATATCTATTGTTGAATCATGGTAATAAATGAGATCAACAATTTATTTTTCAAGTGAATACGTTAGTTAATTTATGGCTCATTTACTACTTTAATAAATGTTAAAAATTTCCTTTGATTTTGTGTTGTTATTCATTCAATTTAGTTTTGATATTATAGATTGTAAAAAAATGGTCATAAATTAGTCTATAGTTTATCGTCATACGAATATTGTTTTATGTAGGGGTAAAGTTTTGTGGTGTACTGTGTCGAATGATTATGCTCTGCAGTTTAAGGAGTTCATCTCTAAAATCCCAGCTCATGAGCATGTAATGGCTGTTATACAGCATGGAAAGTGTAAGGAATAGAAAggtaatttttgttactttctGCAAATCATAACTATACTCTTTATTTCTGGAAATATAATAACACGTTGACTAAATATCTATATACTTTTGCATGTAGGTGAATATACAGTTCAAAATGATAAGTTTGTAACACGAATGCTTCTGAATGAAGAAATCGATGAAGTTAATCAGCTAAGGAGGAGGTAATTTGTCAATATAATTTCTATTGTATATAGATGTTCAAGTCAAATACTTGGTTTCAGGTTATTTGTATACTAATTCTAATCATTTGTGGTATCCAAAAGTCTTATACTGAAATTTGGACAAGGGAGTGGTTCTACTTCTCAAACAATACTATCGTCACGGAGCGTTTTTCCATTGCATAAAGAATTTGTAACAGATGGTGTGAGGAAACATGTTGATGAGATTAGTGAGATTGGCTTCCACAGCCTGATGAATCCCTTTTGACCATCTTTGTTTTTCTTCCACTCTCCCCGTCAACCTCAGATGATTAAATGAGTATGTAATTGTTTCATTGTGGGATGACAAAAACCGCTAAAAGTATCTGGAAATGAACCAAAGAAAACCAATAGAAAGAGTAATCACATATAAATGTGTTTTTACCTAATGTGTTAGGAGAGCCTTCCCGCTTTTAACAATGTATAAGACATCTTCGCGGTAAAATTCCTTGGCTTTTAAAGCATTCATAACAAATCCACGATATTTTACAAAAGACTGTCATTGAATTACAAACTTAATGGTTACTCTATGAAAATAACAAAATtataagggtaaattacactttttgtcctttacgtttgtatcggattgcaatggatagcttttaacttcaataattacagttgCAATCCTTTATTCGGAAAACTCATTACACGCTAGGTCGTTTTACATTAACGCAGTTAAACATTTCAGTTAACTTTagtcatgtgcattgcacatgaggccaatttggtcattttaagcattaataatatatagtataataaaaaataaaaaaaaatcaaaacaattaaTATATCCATGCCCTCCTCTCTCTCAAATCTCTCTCGATGAACTGTCTGCAACAAACAACCAAGAACCATCCTAATACGCCACACatcatgtaacaccccgaaaatacaaattcttattacaAATATGTtgaaaataaataagtgaaacaAACTAATTGGGAATGAGACTAACCTAGTTAGATGATGACTTTGAGGGGCCAAAAGTGTTTAAATTGAaactaatattaataaaacaaaaaattaaaaactcaAACACACTGGTGTGTGTTGAGATCGAACCAGACAAGAGGGAAGGGGCGACCAGgctcttcaaaaccctaattcacacAATACTCCTAAATTGAAGGTTCAAATCTatccaaaacgaaatccgagctgagattagtgatcctcattgcaAGGGGgttataaggtatgtaaaatttgataagaaatctctacttgaaattctcatgaatctaGGGAGTTTGAAATCTGATGATGCATGAttgttaggggctgtttgttagcctctgaatggtcattaagaggctacctcttaatggaaccattaagaattttaccaatgagaaggtagaagaatgtgacatgtgatgatttaccattcagatgttacctcttaaccattcagatttgaggttacctcttattcattcagaggttttaaaccattaagaggtaacatctgaatggtcattaagaggctaccaaacaaccccttaaaTGAATAGAAAAAgaatgatatagtgtctaggagtaaaccctagacaaatgTAAGTGAAATCATGGCTAAATTCTGAAAATCTCATGAACACATTGAAGGTGAATCATGGGTTTTGTGAGAAATTGATAAACACTAGGGTTTTGAGCATTATTTTAGTGTAATATGGTTCATAGAAAGAGATTTCTGAAATATGGATGTTAAATTTTATATATGAAAGCTTAATTGATGTAAATTTTAGCTAAATAACAAGCCATAAACTTGAATATAAATGATATAAAAatctgcccttaaagtgtttgtgaaaatgccAAATAGAAGGCAAAATTGTTGAGATATAAACAAAAACGCACAAATAGTACTAAATGGTAAACTATGCGTTACATGTGAAACAAAGGGTTCTAAATACAATgtaattgaactctataggaaaggaagcTGGAGCttcgagcggacaagccggtgttGATGCACGATTAAAGGGtgtgctttgaaggtatgtaacttgacccgttacattaagtgaATTGTTGTAAAATTATGTATAGTCGCATTGTAAGGTAGAAATTGCGTTGATTATAGCGACCATGATCGTTACTTGAATTAATAGGCTTAGAGTTGACATGAaaccgtttggtagtcatcatatTGGAGGATTCCACAAGATGAGCCAACAGGTAGATTAGTAGTGTAATTGTTGTATTAGTGTTTTAATAGTTAGCAATGGCGATAACAATCACAAGAGCATTAAGCCATGAGATTGGTAAAGAAATGCGGGTGATGATAAGCCACGGATGTTGGGTGTAAGGTGCCATAGGCTTACTAGCTAAATGGTAGCTAATTGAGTGAATttagaatgggtcgaataattgcaTAGTGACTTTTAGCCGTTTGGCCCGTAAGTTAAATTTTCGGTATGATAATTGTTATAGGCACGTTGGTAATGAATTTAcagacgtataggaaaaagaatcacctaaaacggacttaCGAGTTAAAAGCTATGTTCATTTGAAGTTGAAAATCTGAGTTTTCGGAGCTGGCAGCGAATGCAGGTCAAAAACCTGCATCTGCTAGAAAAACCGTtccccccgcgccacgcgacagctGCCGCGCCACGCGACAGAATGCCCGGAACctgccgcgacacgcgacaggataACTTCtgaaattttattttgtttttcttgttgTGATGCTAGAACTTGTTGCATGATCTAATTCACTGTCAAAACTAACAATTTAAATGGTTTTGACTTTAGG
Coding sequences:
- the LOC118490492 gene encoding uncharacterized protein LOC118490492 → MSISVESNNLSFVNDLNHGKDMWNMKASIIRKWNQGYKMNLIFIDKKGAKIQAGIKSHLIPVFDGQLQEGAAVILSKFGVGENKDLYKVAVHDYKINFYRCTTITPVRDWQGVEYGFNFRAYQDILQGEALNTLSVDVAGSVVWCRDLEFFSRPPKETKKINFDIQDLEGKVLWCTVSNDYALQFKEFISKIPAHEHVMAVIQHGKCEYTVQNDKFVTRMLLNEEIDEVNQLRRSLILKFGQGSGSTSQTILSSRSVFPLHKEFVTDGVRKHVDEISEIGFHSLMNPF